From the Cucumis sativus cultivar 9930 chromosome 5, Cucumber_9930_V3, whole genome shotgun sequence genome, the window TGGCATGACACACAATAAACGTTGGTAGCTAGTATGAAAAAGTGAATGGTGTAACTTGTAGAAATGGAGAATTAAACTATCAATCTTTAAGATGAAAGATTATGTCAATTATGGTCGGAAGAACCTCTcgttagaaaaataaaagtgaaaatgaaaaaaaaaaaattaaaagcacaataattaactttataaaattttcaaactggAGAAAAATCCCTGAACTAGAAAAATCCACTACGTGAAACTTTACTATCACACGTAATAATTCTCTCATGACTGCAATTATAATAGCACTTTCTTGTAGTAAACTTTATGATCGCACTAATAATTatctaaaacttaaaatgtttCTAACTGAGACGACTTAAATTAGAGGTATTTGCTTATCTTTTACCGTCCTAGGAGAAGAAAAACTCCATTTCTAacattttactaaaaaaactcaacaacttacaaaacaaacaacttgttaatattatatatttgatttccCTTTTTCTATAGAATTGGAGAATTCAAACTTTTGTATGAGTAGTTATTAATTGATAGTTGAATGAAATTGATGATAGGGTCATGGTGGCATTGTGGATATCACTTGACAACGTCAATAGTTGCTCCATCACTGTTAAGTCTTCCTTTTGCGTTCAGACTCCTTGGTTGGGTTGGTGGAATTATATGTCTTCTTTTCTGTGGTGTTGTCACTTTCTATGCCTACCATCTCTTATCTCTTGTTTTAGAGCACCATGCTCTACGTGGTTCTCGTTTACTTAGGTTTCGAGATATGGCTACAAATATTCTTGGTAcgttatctttttctttttattaattttgtgcaataaaaaataattaaaaaaattatcaaagagTGATAGCTTAGTGTTAAATATTGATATGTACGGGAAGTTGAAGGTTCAAATTAGTACTTGGGAGATTTggatagaaaaagaatatttttttcaacgaaaaaatgttaaattacgactatggtattttttaaaaatcttttttagGTTAGCCTAAGTCTAGATTTTCAGGTCAAATACATttccaaactttcaattttgtactttctaaaaatataacccaaaaaaaaaataaaaactttatgttaagttttgaaaattgtgaaCAAAATTGTCTAATAGGgtcaaaataaacattataaaattacaaaagatgaaaatacaACCAAGGTCcagaataaatattttgaaaatatatatatatatatatagatgaagttattttacaaaacctttttgcattttttcttaaatttgcaaaactttactggaatttaaaattgaaaacaatagttttcaaaagagaaaattgtaaaaataaaaagaacttttatcaaaaaaaatatttacctttataaaaaaaaaatagaaaattacatctctaattaattttaattagtgCATAATAATATACATAGAAAATCGTTAATTAGTGCAGgataatatacataagaaatcgtaataatatataattctcAACTCTGTtcactaaataaatattaattaaataaaaattgaaaattttcaaatataacaaaaaaaaatctatttaaaaaagtatagcaaaatttattcgattctatatattttgtatatttaacaaaaaaaatatagaaaaatctaTTATATTCTATGTCtaaaaaattttcataaaggaaaagaaaaaaaagagaatatggCTGAATTGAATGAAATAGGGATTCATTAGGCATAAGAGATCCTATAGTTGGATTAGGACTGCCTATTTGACTTATAGGatacaaaaggaaaaggaaaagcaaTGAATTATAATTGTGAGTTGTGAGAGTGGCAGGACCTAAATGGGCCATCTTCTACGTGGGCCCAATTCAATTTGGAGTATGCTACGGTTCGGTTGTTGCTGGAATTCTTATCGGTGGTCAAAACCTCAAGGTCACACctctttccttcatttttccatattgccaaatttagaattatcaaatcaaaatatattccaCCTATAGAGACTTCCAtgtgaaatttaattatagatCAAGGCTACGTCTAAGTCTATCCACTCGTAAATgtttgttataaatagagatgtcTATTTAACTAACAAGGTCGAAATGTCAATGAAAATCTGTCCCGACGTAGATAATGGAGGAGTGAATgagaattatttaaaaaaatattttttgtttaattacgtttaatgttttaaaaaatatgttctaGAATTCACCCTAAATTTTGTAATGAAAGAAgttgtttgtttgaagaaTCGAAGTTGCTCACAATTATCATTACCATTATTCTTAACGTTATAGATATTGTTACGGTTGCAATATTAAAACTATGAATCAATCATAtttattgttagttttttttcattattatcgGAGTCTAGCCGTAATTGTAATAGTATCAATAATAGGGAATAactataaatatgaaaaaattatgtcTAAAGGTAACAGTAACAAATTCATCGTTATAAGttaacaatataaaattttcattacgATTTGTTAAATGTGGCTTAAGTATAACATATGAGACGATATTTAGAACAACATGTTTGACTTGCTCGACATGACTTTTCTAGTGTTTGAAACGtcattataaatatacatGATTACTTATGAGAacattattacaaatttgaatgaaactAAACCTCACCTttgtgttttgtgtttttggcagtatatttatgtgctGTGCAATCCAGAGGGGGGAATGCAACTTTAccaattcataattatatttggaACACTGATGTTGATTTTAGcacaaattccatctttccattctctaagacATATAAACCTCATCTCTCTCACTCTATCCCTTGCTTATAGTGCTTGTGTAACTGCTGCTTCTTTAAAACtaggtaaaaaaaacaactttgtatctatattttcaaactcatttttcttttgtaaaattacCAATAAGGCCTTCCCATGACAGGGTTTTCCAAGAATGCCCCTCCAAGAGACTACTCTGTTAAAGGGTCGCCCGTCAGTCAGTTATTTAATGCCTTCAATGGCATTTCAGTAATTGCAACTGCCTATGCATGTGGAATGCTTCCCGAAATTCAGGTATAAATTatggtttaatatatatttatacaaaatacgTCCAAATTTGACTTTCTCTCTTAACAAAATGtagaaagttaaattttttgaaagtaTGTTATAATAAGTGAAATGGGTATCTAATGACTTTTGACATATACGTTTAgaactttaaaatttcatactaGTCTTTACTTGTATACCTATGATAATATCTTTATTTAGTCGATATGGAACTTTGatcatatttttaacaatCATCTCTTCGAACAAAGGACTATTGAGTCTTTCCTCAAATAGTCATCTATATGTTTAACTCTTATCTAGGCTAACTTCTTCTCATTGTAGTATCGCATAGTACACCACCTAGCCAAGAGTTCTACCGCTTTTGCTGTACGCCTTGATCAACACATATTGCATAGATAATGTTTAtaagtttcatttttaaaaattaaatgattatcCAACCGAGCATAAATGGTTAAGTTGATTGAAGGCTAAATTTTATCCTCCCTctgaactaaaattgaattgaatgatGAACACATGCAGGCAACTTTAGTAGCTCCACTAAAAGGAAAGATGTTCAAAGGGTTATGCCTTTGTTATACAGTGATAGCAACCACCTTTTTGAGCGTAGGAATTTCTGCATATTGGACTTTTGGAAATGAGGCAATGGGAACAGTTCTTACTAATTTCATGTCACAAAACTCTTTACCTTCTTGGCTTATCATCATCACCAATGCATTTTGCCTCACTCAAGTCTCGGCCGTTGCTGGCGTAAGACCCtatatctttttcatttatcttttttccattcttttcctatttgaatttcaatatgGCATGATTTAATAGAGTATCTATAATATGTATcttaactttaatttgattgtttatttgCATAGACTTATTTACAACCCACGAACGAAGCATTTGAAAAGACATTCGCGGACCCAAACAAAGACCAATTTTCGATGCGAAACATTGTGCCAAGGTTAATATCACGTTCGTTATCGGTGGTGATAGCAACTATAGTTGGAGCCATGTTGCCTTTCTTTGGGGATTTAATGGCACTAATTGGAGCATTGGGTTTCATTCCTTTGGACTTCATTATGCCAATGGTTTTCTACAATGCCACTTTCAAGCCTTCTAAGCGTAGCTTTATTTATTGGATAAACACTTTGATTGTCGCAATTTCATCAGTATTGGCTATAATTGGTGGTGTTGCTTCCATTCGGCAAATCGTTTTGGATGCCAAAGAATATCGTTTGTTTGCCAATGTGTAAAAGCCAAATGATGCTAACGGAAGTGTTACTGTGTAAAAGTACTTTTAATACAGTGTGAAGCTATAGTGTGTGTTGTTATAAAGATTggattttagttcaattaataAGTAACAGCTATAGATAACTGTTTTGTTCCATTGTTTAACTTTGAAACTTGTGTTTACTCCATCTTTGAACttcaaataagtttttaatttttctatattatataGATTACGTTTTTTAAGTTCAACAACGTGAGAGAGTGGTGAATTTTATTCGGCGTTTGACCTCTCAATTGAAATATGATcctatgtttttcttttaaaaattgtataacatgaatctataaatttttaaattttgtacttAACCAAGGTCTCGTACGATagttgttttgtatttatttttaaaaaataaccataaattttatcttaatttcatataataaacTTTATCTACTCAAATCtactcaaaaattaaaaaatgatccttttaatatagttttcaaaatttaagtaaataatagCCTTTATCAGATGTTATCGAGATTTGAACActaaaaatttcttaaattcatttattaaacaaaaaccctaaaatgtaATGTCTAAATtctcataatttttcttttgaaattatttagaatctttcctttcctttccctACTAAtgtgggttttctttttttaattattttatattagtgGGTAAACTCCACCTTTTCAAtcgttttcatcttttttttgaaagaccttttttaatttattttatagtaagtttgaattacattttcaacagatctaaatgtattttaatcaattttaagaaaaaaatttaaacaaaaatgagtttattgaaattttatttttttaattcaatccaaacagACATTAATCTCTATCAAACAAGTtagtttgtttatatataaaaagatcattttaaactacaaaaactacttattttttcctaaataacttatttaaaaatcaaacttccAAAACGTTATACCAAACACATCcgtcaaattatatatagatatattttgaaagagagagttaaaataataaaaatagataaataaaagcaGCGGTCTTTTCGTTGGACTTTCCAAATCCCAATTAATTGAGCATTGAAAGTTGAATGAGAGTAATTGAAAAGTTTGCAGCCCACCGCAAGGCCATTTCCATAGTGTTGACAATTACGAAccacctttttgtttttctctaaatCAGTCATGCgcctctttttttatttacttcatttctcattctccttttctcaaacccaacttaattaaattttcatccacatattaataaactatatacatgttaataatgtttattagttgatttaatttaatttaacttttaattttgtttgttttataagttttttaaatttattttattgatatttcttttcacATTTACGTAgaattaatatggaaattttTAGTTgtggttttgaattttcttttctacgtATCTTTGAAGGAATCTCCCAAAAGTCTCACtcaaaatgattattttaaaaaatgcatttatGTAACATCCaactattaaaatatcatG encodes:
- the LOC101214320 gene encoding GABA transporter 1 is translated as METKAAIISGDTMAKENGNAHVQLTVDQLDAGALFVLKSRGSWWHCGYHLTTSIVAPSLLSLPFAFRLLGWVGGIICLLFCGVVTFYAYHLLSLVLEHHALRGSRLLRFRDMATNILGPKWAIFYVGPIQFGVCYGSVVAGILIGGQNLKYIYVLCNPEGGMQLYQFIIIFGTLMLILAQIPSFHSLRHINLISLTLSLAYSACVTAASLKLGFSKNAPPRDYSVKGSPVSQLFNAFNGISVIATAYACGMLPEIQATLVAPLKGKMFKGLCLCYTVIATTFLSVGISAYWTFGNEAMGTVLTNFMSQNSLPSWLIIITNAFCLTQVSAVAGTYLQPTNEAFEKTFADPNKDQFSMRNIVPRLISRSLSVVIATIVGAMLPFFGDLMALIGALGFIPLDFIMPMVFYNATFKPSKRSFIYWINTLIVAISSVLAIIGGVASIRQIVLDAKEYRLFANV